The following are encoded together in the Novipirellula caenicola genome:
- a CDS encoding muconolactone Delta-isomerase family protein, with amino-acid sequence MKVLIVHAHHEPQSFSSSLAKRAKEKLLSLGHEVTFSDLYALKFDPVSDRRNFTTTKDSGYLKQQAEEVHATENDGFAPDVEAEMQKLEAADAVIFSFPLWWFRMPAILKGWADRVLAAGRIYGGPKLFEGGIGGGIKRGLVLMTTGGGEATYGGWGVNPALDRMMTPIQHGIFWFNGFRPLDPFVAWSPAHIGDEGRREQLQELDRRMESLFDEALLTLPPLADFPRFSVNTKNRFQVVVRFVKPFDEEFHRLVPAEHKMIDEWRRDGRLLEFARSEMDDPNPRVFMTLRATDAAEVQDWFGQLPLADYLETEVTKLHKPV; translated from the coding sequence ATGAAAGTTCTAATTGTTCACGCTCACCATGAGCCACAAAGTTTTTCGTCGTCGCTTGCAAAACGCGCTAAGGAGAAACTTCTTTCGCTCGGTCACGAAGTCACCTTCAGCGATCTGTACGCGTTGAAATTTGATCCCGTCTCGGACCGCCGCAACTTCACGACGACCAAGGACTCCGGTTATCTCAAGCAACAGGCCGAAGAAGTTCACGCAACCGAAAACGATGGGTTCGCTCCTGACGTGGAAGCTGAGATGCAAAAGCTCGAAGCTGCCGACGCAGTCATCTTCAGCTTTCCACTTTGGTGGTTTAGGATGCCCGCCATTTTGAAAGGTTGGGCCGACCGCGTTTTGGCAGCTGGGCGAATTTACGGTGGTCCCAAGTTGTTCGAAGGCGGCATTGGCGGAGGTATCAAGCGCGGTCTAGTCCTAATGACGACCGGCGGGGGTGAAGCGACGTATGGTGGCTGGGGAGTGAACCCAGCACTCGATCGAATGATGACACCTATTCAGCACGGCATTTTTTGGTTCAACGGGTTTCGTCCACTGGATCCCTTCGTTGCCTGGTCACCCGCTCACATCGGCGATGAGGGCCGCCGAGAGCAATTGCAGGAACTTGATCGAAGGATGGAGTCGCTTTTCGATGAAGCTCTGTTGACGCTCCCGCCCCTTGCGGATTTTCCTCGCTTTAGCGTCAATACGAAAAACCGATTTCAGGTGGTCGTTCGATTCGTCAAACCATTCGACGAGGAATTTCATCGACTGGTACCCGCCGAACACAAAATGATCGACGAATGGCGACGCGATGGACGGCTGCTCGAGTTTGCTCGTTCGGAAATGGACGATCCGAATCCGCGAGTCTTCATGACGTTGCGTGCGACCGACGCTGCGGAGGTCCAGGACTGGTTCGGACAACTGCCGTTAGCAGACTACCTTGAGACTGAAGTCACCAAGCTTCATAAGCCCGTATAG
- a CDS encoding DUF1569 domain-containing protein, translating to MDLYFPNLNAACEDVRHLRQVGNELTEQWSLAQILDHLNLSLQMTLTGAEFTFPVLLRPLFRVMFSRTLRVGKPSKLRGKAPKEIQPSANLDEDSCANRFYQLCDTLMQPDTKFVETYPMLGRLNREQWLQLQQWHCAHHLSFAVPHVSRSKTV from the coding sequence ATGGATCTGTACTTCCCCAATTTGAACGCCGCTTGCGAGGACGTTCGTCACTTGCGTCAAGTTGGCAATGAGTTGACCGAGCAATGGAGTCTTGCCCAGATTCTCGACCACCTGAATCTTTCGTTGCAGATGACGCTCACCGGTGCTGAGTTCACGTTCCCTGTTCTTTTGCGGCCACTGTTTCGAGTGATGTTCAGCCGCACGTTGCGTGTTGGGAAGCCGTCGAAATTGCGTGGAAAGGCTCCAAAGGAGATCCAGCCCTCCGCAAATCTTGATGAAGATTCCTGTGCAAATCGCTTTTATCAACTTTGCGATACCCTAATGCAGCCCGACACCAAATTCGTTGAGACCTATCCGATGCTCGGGCGGTTAAACCGGGAGCAGTGGCTTCAATTGCAACAGTGGCACTGCGCTCATCATTTGAGTTTTGCAGTGCCCCACGTATCTCGTTCAAAAACCGTCTAA